The Novibacillus thermophilus genome segment CGATTTTCCAGAAATGCGGTTCTCACCTGGCAGCTCGTTGACGCTTGTCCACTCCCGCGCGGAACTTCCATCCAGCGTAACCGTTGCCCACAGTCGCCGGCACAGAGGAGTCTACATTGTAAAATTTCGCGAATTTGATTCTATTGATGAAGTGGAGAAACTGCGGGGAGCTGAGATCAGAATTCCTAAAGACGCTCTACACGAACTGGGAGAACATGAATACTATTTTCACGAGATTATTGGATGTGATGTGTTTACGACAGACGGAGCACACGTCGGGACGGTCAAAGAGATATTGCAACCTGGTGCCAACGACGTATGGGTCGTGAAGCGGCAGGGCAGTCAGAAAGATCTGTACCTCCCGTACATCGCCGATGTGGTCAAACAAGTGTTTCCCGAACAGAAGCGCATCGTAATCGAGTGGATGGAAGGGTTGGAGTGACGGCGCATGCATATCGATATTTTGACACTCTTTCCTGAAATGTTTCATCACGTCCTCCGTACGAGCGTTCTCGGCAGAGCCATTGATCGAGGCCTGTTAAAGGTAAACACTGTCAATTTTCGCGACTTCAGTGAAGACAAGCACCGGACCGTTGACGAACCTCCGTATGGCGGAGGTGGGGGAATGGTCATCAAGCCGGAACCTGTCTTCAACGCGGTGGAACACGTACTGGCGCTGAAGGAGAGGCCAGAATCCGAGACCCGCATCGTCCTCATGACGCCTCAAGGTGAGCTGTTCAATCAAGAGAAGGCGAAAGAACTGGCACAAGTCGATCATTTAATCCTCATATGCGGGCATTACGAAGGATTTGATGAACGCATCCGGCAATACTTGGTGACGGACGAGCTTTCCATTGGGAATTACGTTCTAACGGGCGGGGAACTTCCGGCAATGGTCGTCGTGGATGGCGTCGCCCGGTTACTGCCGGGTGTACTGGGAAACGAACAGTCAGCCCAGGACGATTCGTTTGCCGACGGTCTCTTGGAGTATCCCCAATATACGAGACCTGCAGAATTTCGAGGCTGGCGGGTACCGGACATCCTCCTCTCCGGCAATCACGCGGAGATCGAAAAATGGCGGAGGCTTGAGTCCATTAAGCGCACGTGGGAACGACGTCCGGAATTGCTGGACCAAGCGGACTTGAGCGAAGCAGAGATTCAGTTTTTGAGGCAACTTTCTCGCGGTGAGGGCTAAGTTTCGTTTGTCTTTCCAAAACCCGTGTGGTAGAATATCTGTTGTTGAATACAGCGGTCCGCTGTCGGGAAGGAACCGGCAAGAACGCTCGTGTGGAAGGAGGAACACTGATGAACGAGACGGTACGCCAAGTGGGTGAAAAGCAACTTCGCCAAGACATTCCGGACTTCCGCCCTGGGGACACCCTGAGAGTTCACGTGAAAGTCGTAGAAGGACAGCGTGAACGGATCCAGGTGTTCGAAGGCGTCGTCATCAAACGGCGGGGCGGAGGAATCAGTGAAACGTTCACCGTCCGTAAAGTGTCTTACGGGGTCGGAGTCGAGCGAACATTTCCGCTTCATTCTCCGAAGATTGACAAGATCGAAGTAGTCCGTCGAGGCAAGGTGCGTCGGGCAAAGCTTTATTACTTGCGTAAACTGCGCGGTAAAGCGGCACGGATTAAAGAAGCGCGACGATGAGGACAGGAAGGGGGCTTGGCAACAAGTCCCTTTTGCATATTATCACATGTTAAATCGGAAGCGAGGAGAACTGATGAGCGAAAGTGTCTCCCGTTCATCAAATCGTGTCAAATCGAGTTGGAAAGAATTTTGGGAATGGACGAAAGCCCTCTTAATCGCCATCGCACTGGCAGTGATCATTCGGACCTTCTTATTCGCGCCTTTTTTGGTGGACGGACAGTCCATGGTTCCCAACTTGGCGGACAACGAGCGCCTCATTGTCAATAAACTCATTTACTTTATAAGGGAACCCGAACGAGGAGAAATTCTCGTTTTCCACGCAACGGCTGAGAAAGATTACATAAAGCGGGTGATCGGTTTACCAGGTGAAACCGTCGAAATGGTAGATGACAAACTGTACATCAACGGTGAAGAACAGCACGAGTCGTATTTGCAAGGGGTGAAAGAGGAATACCGCGAGAACGGTTTGAACTACACGGCCGATTTTGGACCGGTAAAGGTTCCAGAAGGACACGTGTTCGTCATGGGAGACAATCGGCCGAACAGCGAGGACAGCCGCGAAATAGGCCCTGTTCCATTTGAAGCGATTGTCGGTCGGGCAGAGCTCGTGTTTTGGCCGCTGTCGGAAGTGCACATGCTGCACTGGGGAGGGGAAGGTACGTGAGCATCCAGTGGTTTCCCGGTCATATGGCCAAAGCGCGACGGCAGGTAGAAGAAAGGTTAAAACAAGTGGACGTGGTGATGGAACTTCTGGATGCGAGACTTCCCCTGTCCAGCCGCAATCCGATGATGCAAGAGATTCTGTCGGGGAAACCGCGTCTCGTCTTGTTGAATAAATATGACCTCGCTGATGCGAACGCCAACCGGTTGTGGCTGGAGTACTTTGAAACACGAGGGGTCCAGGCCGTCCTGATCGATGCCCGCACGGGGAAAGGCGTCCAGCAGCTTCCCCGCCTTGCGGCAGAGCTCATTGGCGACAGGCAAAAGCACTTGCAGAACAAGGGGATACAAAAAAAGACAGTGCGCTCGATGGTGGTCGGCATCCCAAACGTCGGGAAATCTTCGTTGATTAACCGCTTGGCCGGCAGGAGCGCGGCGAAGACAGGAGACCGTCCAGGAGTGACAAAAGCACAGCAGTGGATTAAAGTCGGTCGAAAGATGCAGTTGTTGGATACGCCCGGCATTTTGTGGCCGAAGTTTGACGACCCTGTGATCGGACAGCGTCTAGCTGCAAGCGGTGCCATCAAGGCAGACATCTTTCCAGTGGAGGAAGTGGCGCTGTTCGCTGTGAGCTACTTGCGTGAGCGCTATCCTAATGAGCTAAAGGAGCGGTACCAACTGGATGTGCTTTCCGAAGACAGTGTGCATGTGCTCGAGGAGATTGGAAAAAGACGAGGCTGCGTCGCAAGTGGTGGTGTCGTCGATTGGGAAAGGGCGGCAGACGCCCTCTTGCGCGATTTACAGAGTGGCAAACTCGGCAGAGTTACGCTGGAATTTCCCGAAGATTGGACCGAAAGGGCTAAATGAAACAGGCAAAGATGACGATTCAAGAAATAAAGCGCAAATTGGGAGAAGCTGACGTTTCAGAGGAGTGGGTGCTCCAATTGGAATCGGACGAGCGCAAGGGCGTTCAAAGACTGCTTGCCCGATGGAAGCGGCAGCGAGAGCGTGAACGTCTGTTGAGACAAAAGTGGCAGGAAATGTCGCGCTTTGAACGCTTTTACCGGGAGCAGGGACTTGAGCCGATTGCCGGTGTGGATGAGGTGGGAAGAGGCCCTCTCGCTGGCCCCGTCGTGGCAGCCGCCGTCATTTTGCCGCATGACTGTTACATACGCGGGTTGAACGATTCAAAGAAACTAAGTCCTCCTGAAAGAGAACGCTTATTTGCCGAGATTGACCGGATGGCGGTTGCATGGGCCACTTCTGCTGTGCCGGCACACCGTATCGACGAGATCAACATCTACCGTGCATCTCTGGAAGCGATGTCGCTGGCAGTCCGACAACTGACCCCTCAGCCGCACGTGTTGCTAAACGATGCCGTTGTGCTCCCTAACCTCGAAGTGGTGCAAGAGAAGATCGTTGACGGAGACGAAAAAAGTATCTCTGTCGCAGCGGCGTCGATTGTGGCGAAAGTAACGCGGGATCGGTTGATGAAAAGACTGGGGGAGCTGTATCCTCAGTACGGGTTTGAACGGAACATGGGGTACGCGACGGCAGAACATCTTGAAGCCCTCAAGCGCTACGGTCCGACAGCCGAACACCGCCGTTCGTTTGCGCCTGTGCGCGATTGTGTCGCAAGAGCGACATAGCGCGTACTGTCTGGGAGAGGGAGTGTAAAGGTGTTTGCACAACTGGTACAGGCTTTTTTACGTGTGGGCGAGGGGCGGTTTTCCGAACACCCCCTCACATACACCCCAGGGCAAATCGTGATCGGGGAAGTTGTCAGGACGTTGAGCGACCGGGAAGTCGTCGTCAAGATACATAACCAGACGTTTCGCGCTGTGACGGAAGTTCCGCTCAAAGCGCAGACACACCACTGGTTTCAAGTTCAGTCCGATCCTGACCACCTGGTCTTAAAAGTGGTGACGGACCGAAACACGGCGAAGCCAATCGTGCCGCCGACGGTTCCCGCGCTGTTAAAAAGCTGGGGGCTTACAGTCACCAGGCAACGCGTAGAAGCGGCCAATTTCCTTATCCGGCATGATCTCCCGCTCACGCGGCAATCCCTTGAGCAGCTGGCAACTGTTTGGCTGCGACTCGGACAGTCGGCGGAAACAGAGCGAGCCGTTTTGTTGTCCCTTGCCAAGCGGCTCCCGCTCAATGTGCCCATCGTTTCAGCCATCCACCAGTTTACGTCAGGTCCGCCGTTGTCGTCCCAGCTATCCAAGTTGAAGCAACGGCTACAACAGTGGGTCGAGACGGGAAGTACCCTTGAATCTAGTACGAAAGCCGAGGTCGCATCGGCTTTAAAACAGATAGAAGCGGTGATCAGATTCAACACACACCGTTCGGCGCAAGGGTCGGCCAATTCGACAGCGACGGCTCTCCCTCAAGGTGGAACGCACAGCGTCGTGACAGCGCCTCACACCTACGCACCCGACGGGGAGACTGCCAAAACTACGTACGGGTTGAGACCCGGTCAAGCCTCTCCAGATGCGCTCCACGTCCCCCGTTCTGCGCCTTCTCATCCTACCGCACAAGGGCGCACCTCAACTGGTGGCATTCCGGACTGGCCAAGCGAATCGGCTGCAGGGAGTCAAAGCGACCCCCTCGTGACCGTTCCATTCATACAAAAGTGGTTCAAAACGATCGGCGTGGACCGGGAGTGGAACGTCTTCCGCCTGATTCGCAGCGTGCCAGATCGACCATCGCACAGCGCACTGGCTGGAGAAACAAGCGTATCCAGTCTGAAAGAAAGTTTGATGCGTTTACTGCAACTTCCCATTCCCCCCACGCGCGGAAGGTGGCCGAAAACGCCGTCCAGTACATCACGGGGCAGCAACTGTTACTCAGCACGCCTCACGACGCAAACTGGCAGTACGTGCTCCTGCATCTTCCGCTTTATGCTGCCGAAGGTCGCGATGCTTCTGTTCACGTGTGGA includes the following:
- the rimM gene encoding ribosome maturation factor RimM (Essential for efficient processing of 16S rRNA), whose translation is MTTPESFVVGNIVKPQGLHGEVRVKIRTDFPEMRFSPGSSLTLVHSRAELPSSVTVAHSRRHRGVYIVKFREFDSIDEVEKLRGAEIRIPKDALHELGEHEYYFHEIIGCDVFTTDGAHVGTVKEILQPGANDVWVVKRQGSQKDLYLPYIADVVKQVFPEQKRIVIEWMEGLE
- the trmD gene encoding tRNA (guanosine(37)-N1)-methyltransferase TrmD — encoded protein: MHIDILTLFPEMFHHVLRTSVLGRAIDRGLLKVNTVNFRDFSEDKHRTVDEPPYGGGGGMVIKPEPVFNAVEHVLALKERPESETRIVLMTPQGELFNQEKAKELAQVDHLILICGHYEGFDERIRQYLVTDELSIGNYVLTGGELPAMVVVDGVARLLPGVLGNEQSAQDDSFADGLLEYPQYTRPAEFRGWRVPDILLSGNHAEIEKWRRLESIKRTWERRPELLDQADLSEAEIQFLRQLSRGEG
- the rplS gene encoding 50S ribosomal protein L19 is translated as MNETVRQVGEKQLRQDIPDFRPGDTLRVHVKVVEGQRERIQVFEGVVIKRRGGGISETFTVRKVSYGVGVERTFPLHSPKIDKIEVVRRGKVRRAKLYYLRKLRGKAARIKEARR
- the lepB gene encoding signal peptidase I, which encodes MSESVSRSSNRVKSSWKEFWEWTKALLIAIALAVIIRTFLFAPFLVDGQSMVPNLADNERLIVNKLIYFIREPERGEILVFHATAEKDYIKRVIGLPGETVEMVDDKLYINGEEQHESYLQGVKEEYRENGLNYTADFGPVKVPEGHVFVMGDNRPNSEDSREIGPVPFEAIVGRAELVFWPLSEVHMLHWGGEGT
- the ylqF gene encoding ribosome biogenesis GTPase YlqF gives rise to the protein MSIQWFPGHMAKARRQVEERLKQVDVVMELLDARLPLSSRNPMMQEILSGKPRLVLLNKYDLADANANRLWLEYFETRGVQAVLIDARTGKGVQQLPRLAAELIGDRQKHLQNKGIQKKTVRSMVVGIPNVGKSSLINRLAGRSAAKTGDRPGVTKAQQWIKVGRKMQLLDTPGILWPKFDDPVIGQRLAASGAIKADIFPVEEVALFAVSYLRERYPNELKERYQLDVLSEDSVHVLEEIGKRRGCVASGGVVDWERAADALLRDLQSGKLGRVTLEFPEDWTERAK
- a CDS encoding ribonuclease HII; the protein is MKQAKMTIQEIKRKLGEADVSEEWVLQLESDERKGVQRLLARWKRQRERERLLRQKWQEMSRFERFYREQGLEPIAGVDEVGRGPLAGPVVAAAVILPHDCYIRGLNDSKKLSPPERERLFAEIDRMAVAWATSAVPAHRIDEINIYRASLEAMSLAVRQLTPQPHVLLNDAVVLPNLEVVQEKIVDGDEKSISVAAASIVAKVTRDRLMKRLGELYPQYGFERNMGYATAEHLEALKRYGPTAEHRRSFAPVRDCVARAT